The DNA window CGTAAAAGATGCTTGGGTTTTGTTGGTGTTGTATAATATGTTAAGAGCTAAACCATTTTGTCCATGCTTCACAGTTCACAACAAAGGTGTAGTTATTTTTTTGTTGTCTTGATTTTGCTTTTAGTGATGGTTCTTTCTTTTTTGGAAGATCCATGGACTTAAGTAATATGCTTAATGAATTCTCGACTAGCTACTAGACACGACCAATGTGGTCAAACCTCCCTTTAACTAACTCGGCTCTCCTCTAGGCTGCATCACGACAAAGGAGCTGGGTACTGTGATGAGATCACTTGGTCAGAACCCGACCGAGGCTGAGCTCCAAGATATGATCAACGAGGTTGATGCTGATGGGAATGGAACTATTGACTTCCCAGAGTTCTTGAACCTCATGGCTAGGAAGATGAAGGATACTGACTCCGAGGAGGAGCTGAAAGAGGCGTTCCGTGTCTTCGACAAGGACCAGAATGGTTTCATCTCTGCTGCTGAGCTGCGCCATGTGATGACAAATCTGGGCGAGAAACTGACCGACGAGGAAGTAGATGAGATGATCAAGGAAGCCGACGTGGATGGCGACGGCCAAATCAACTACGAAGAGTTTGTTAAGGTTATGATGGCAAAGTAATCCTCCCTGTCTGCAATAAAATGTagaaatatataaaagttgtCAAGAGTATATCttctgaagaagatgaaggttGTTGGTTGGATAGTGTAATGCATTTATGGTTTAGAAAGAGTTTGAATGGTGGTGGATTATTTTCTTGTGAGGTTTGTTGTTGGCTCTTATTTGCATtaagtttaaaagtatttatgTCAAATATTGAATCATTGAGACAATTGGTGTTGGTAGTAGTGCTTGCttgcctttcttcttttttctctcttgaGCTCAGGGTTGAGTAACACTATTTTGTTTCAACGTCAAAACAATTAGAAATGTAAGTTTGATTTTCCTATCCATTGAGTTGTGAAGATAACACAAACTCAAATTGCACACAACACATCATCAAGTTCAGATGCATGTTTGATCATTCAATGTTCACTGGAGAAGAAGCAAG is part of the Salvia splendens isolate huo1 chromosome 6, SspV2, whole genome shotgun sequence genome and encodes:
- the LOC121808251 gene encoding calmodulin-2-like; its protein translation is MSDQLTDDQISEFKEAFSLFDKDGDGCITTKELGTVMRSLGQNPTEAELQDMINEVDADGNGTIDFPEFLNLMARKMKDTDSEEELKEAFRVFDKDQNGFISAAELRHVMTNLGEKLTDEEVDEMIKEADVDGDGQINYEEFVKVMMAK